GACGCAACATAGCCAAGCATGTTACATTCAAAACCAGTGGTTCGTACCAGCGCCGGTGATCGATAGAGAATGGATGCCGAGAATacatcaaaaacacaaaattagaGGGAACACGAGTACCTTCTGCTGCATGTAGTgggtagcagcaacagcagcagcagcagcagcagaaggagcAACAGCACCCTAACACACTATTATTTGCACTTCTGTAccgaaacaaagcgaaaccAAATCCTTCCGAAGAGTATGTAAAGACGAGATGCTGATGATCGGGAAcgtgtcgaaaaaaaaattagaatcgGACGAACTTTAATTAGGCACCTAGCAGCGAAAAGAAATGTTGATGTATTTAACGAAGCGAAGATAAAGCAACATAAGTAACACGTCGAATACATATGTATCTATTTAAACTTCGATGCAAAACCGCTACATTGATCACGACAAACAGTGAGGAGgaaaacacaagcaaacaaaaatgcagtacAAAATCGACGACAGGTGGTAAAACGGGCGGAATACGAGGAGTGGTGGGAAGTTTTAGAGCTTGCCGCAAGACACTGGGCGGTGTGTTTGTATTAAACCAAAACGAATGGAACATATGAAAATCGAATTTCTCTGTCCTTTCGGTACAGCGGAAGGtgaaaaagcaccaaaaacatAACGTCGTTCTCGGGTTGTTTTCAATGAACCTGGTTACGCTTATGCTGTTAGTTAAAATGAATTGTTTGAGAATCTACATTAGTTTCCAAAATAATTGTTGATTTTGAACAGTTTTCCCCTATCATTtataacacattttttttattaaagtaATTATCATTTACGATTTACGCTGCAGTTAGCaatgataataaataatttacacaCGCAAGCACTTGAAGCACACGATTGCACATTAGCCACAATAGAAGTCGTATAGAAAAACAACTTTTACGCGAAAATTAAAATGTGtactaaaagaaaattaataatatgTCGAATATTATATCGGAAACATAAACATCAGTGTGCAAATTAAATGATagcaaaaaaatcgttttttatCTATTTAAGTTTCTTCTGCTATGTTGCTGTTAAAAGTGATAACGCAAAAcacgataaaaaaaggaaaaatagcaaaattatCAATCCAGAACGTTTGCATCaatttaacacacaaaatgcgtTAGAAATGTTGGAAATAAAACGGATTAGTATCTATTTTTTACAGAAATGCAAGCAGAATCTGCAATGGGCGGTGGATAGGTTGGAGATAAGATAAGCTTTACCAGTCgaaacgaaatgcaatggaTAACGAAAGTACAAGCAGAAAATAGGTGCGCGGCACCTGCTTTCCTTTGCGCGGGTTACATCCTGTAATCGGGGAATGTGTGCAATCGGGGCAGACAGTATTCTATAGGAaacgtacatacacacacacacatacatataaaACCCTATAGTTGCCAACATCTTGCGTCAATCAATAGAATCAGAAAACACGGAACGGATTCACCTTTTCCTAAtcacaccatcatcaacatgCATTGGAAACAATAAATGTTTGCTAAAATATGCAACCTGATAGAAACAATTCTGTAATTAACAACAGcaaaatgtgtgtgcgtgtgtgcgaatATGATAAGCGGAGAACAGAGTCGGACTTTCGGGTGACGGAGGGGAAACAACCATGGGGTATAAATCGATTTTTATAAGGATAAGGAAATATGGAAACAGTACAATCGCGACGTACGTGCTTTCGTGACGGTTTATCTAGTTGAGTATGCACTCTTTACGTGTAATATATGCAACGGCATACGACGGTAATGTGTGCAGCAAAAAGGGGGACGGGAAAGAAGCGAACAGCGAAGATCGGGTACTTTCTTTAACAAAaaccacagcagcaacaaacaaaaaaactataataaaCGGATCAAGACCCTTCAACGGTAGAATGGCTAAAATAAACGGTGAAATTAAGTTGTTTTGTTCGTATTTAATATTCCGAAATTGTCCTAAAGGAACCTTGGAGACATGGAGAATATGAAGTAGTTCTACGAGAGGATTCAACCCGAAACTGCTGGCAATGCTAAGGAAGCCATCGGGACGTGCTATACAAGTtcgcttttttatgattcCATGAAGAATAGAGAAGGTTTAACACCTGAGAAGAGATGATTCGTTCGAGTGTATGGATCCTCCGGAAGAGGACAAATAAAAGAGCTGCTGCGATCCTATTTTAGAAAAGGTTTTAAAGATGAGCCTCTATCTTAGCCCGAAGACCGGTATCTCGATCGCTTTTACCACCGGAACGCGAGACAATGATTGTGGATTCTCaaataaaaggaaaggaaaaaattgactCCACCTACCTTGTAATAAACGTCCGGGACGTACTGCTTATCGGACGACTCTCGAATATATCCTAGCTCGGGCGCATCCTTCGTAGGAATGAGACAGTTGTCTCGCACCAGCGCCATACACTGTGCCGATACGGCATATCCTTCCATGTGCACCTGTTTCTTTTCGTCACCTAAAACCAAATAAACAAGGGTCGTTAGCGTCCCATTTGCACCACCGGCATGCATGCATCAATTCATCCACCTACCGGTTACACAAACTGTCACAAATTTCGAACCAAAGTATCCGTTGGACGAGTCCTTGCAGCGGTTAGGATATTTGTTCTGCAAATGTCCTGCCAGTATGCATTCTTGCGCGGTAAGAAAGTGTGTCTTGATGTTGCGCACATGCTTTACCGTCCCGCTGGCCAGATTTTCACTCAGTAAATCCGTAAAAATCCACCCAACTCGGTGCAAACCGAGCAGCCTGGCCAGCTCGTCTACATCCGCATCGTGCGGATCGTCCAGCAGGCGTATCGAATCACGGTTGCTTTCCTGCGGTGGCTCATAAATGGCGGCCACACGTGCCCTAATGCCGAGCGGTACATCAGGGTGAAGTTCGTACTTGCCGAACAGGAAACCGATTCGCTGGTGACCGCTCGTTCGCCAGTAGTTGAGGAACCGCTCGACGATGCCAGTATTCTCGAACATGACGTTGTCCACGTGCCGGTACGGTTGCCGATTAAGCGTGATTGCCGAAGGTTGGCACTTCGAGCAGATACCTTTCGGCCACGGCGGATGATCTCGGCAGCCGGATTTAATCTTACAGTTCAAATCCTCGAGCGCTACAAACTTTCCCCGGGCAGCACCGGACGTTAGCTTCTTCAGGTAGGAGTGAAAGCTAAAGTGCTTTATCTTTTGCTCCTTGAGGTAGTTTTCGTCCCACGGTTCCAGTGGTGAACAGTGCACGCAGCAACCGTTCGAATTGTGGCGGCAGCTAAAACGATCAATGAAATTACTACTTAGAGTGTATCGCAACGTGTTTGTGGCGAGGCCAACTTACAgcttctcgtcgcgattacgTTTGATGCGGCCGTCCAGCTTGTATAGTTCCAAGTCGACAGCATCCTCTAAGATAGCCAGCTCTGGCGGTGCTGTGGATGGTTTCGAGCTGGTTGACGGTGTAGCCTCTCGGCTGAATGTCGCACTGCTCAGGGAGGAACTGTGGCTTGAAGCTAACGAATTAACCGATGCACTTCGTTCCTGTagcgaaaaaacacaaccaaattAACATTCGCTGCTCGGAAGCATCATACCTCGATTACGAGCTTACCGCGGCCTTTGAAGTAGAAGGTCCTTCTACTAGACGTAAATATACTATATCACCATGTTTGAGACCAATATCTTTCACTTCCTGTGAGCCGCTCGAAACAATCTGAAAGAGCCGAAGCGAAAATCGGAAAACCGTACAGTAATCAATGACCACGTCAGTGTTTGTGATTGTCAACGCCATAGCTCACCTCCTTTGTGTAGTTTCGCTCACGGTACAGTGCAAAATCGTAATGATCAAATCCACATGCTGCTTTGACCAGCTCGTACAGGCCTTTTGTCGTGACCGTTTGCTCTGTTTCGATGCGTTTCGTTCCATCAGCTGATTGGATTCGCAGCACCTGGTAGAAAGTATATCGTTCGGTTTGAGGTTAGAAAGAAATTTCCGTACGAAAACATCAGCACCAGCTTCCCGCTCTTGCAGCTCGCCAGAGCAGACCGGCATGCTAGTGTCCACGGTTACCAACTACTAGCATGATTTATCTAGCTGGTGCACTATCGTCCGGGCAATGATAAACATTCCCTTCTTCGAtagaaaaacaaccaacatgACAAATCACTTTCCGGGACAAACGGCAACCGTAACGGGACGAGACTGAGCGAGCGTCCCCGGAtacttacaattttatttgatttggaCATCCTGTCCTGCGCTGCGGCTGCGGTAAGCTGTGGCTGCTTTTTTAACGCTTAAGCACACTAATTTTCCGGTTCGATGTGCGAGATGGACGCTTTAAGGTTTATAAATTTGGCTTCCAGAAATCGCTTTTGCAAGGGAAGATTAcgttgttgttctttttttgacAGATCAACCGCTGCTCTTCTTATTGTTGCTTGTTCTCGTTGACGGCCAAGCAAGCGAAAATTGTCATTTCATCGTGAGCCGCAGAAGAGTTTATGGTGTAAAGGTGAAGAGTGCAGATAGAGTTGaagccagttttttttataaaattgatgATCGTCgcaatttttttacataatacCGTGGAAGTGCCTGAAATAATTGCTTCCTGTTTTGATCAAACCGTACCTTGCATAGAAACTTGTATTTCAATCGTTAGCGTTGATGCATTTTGTGAAACGTAATTCACAGTGTAGGGCGAAATGTAGCGAgcatttcaaattgaatttggtAAAAAAGGACAGTTAAAAACTGTTGCCATATGAAACTTTAATCTCAAGCCAAATGATGCGAATTAgctggatttaaaaaaaaaacttgttcatTCGTGTTCAAAAATTGAAGCTATTCCTATTTGCTGCTTGCTTTTAATGATGTCATTATACTTCACACGCGTTTCATTGGCGAATTCATCTAATATTCCTCACTACATTTGAATATAGAAGCTGTAAACAAATCGCCTGAACATATCATAAAAATCAATCGTGCATCGATTAATAGAAAGCAACGATTGTCATGAAAAGGGGGTCATCCATTCAGAACTTGTTCGACTTCATAACGTAACGGTGCGGTGCTTGTACTTTTATCTACGTATTGCAAATGCAACACTCCGCCACAAATGTGTCAGTGAATCGATGATGATCTGTACGACTTCCTTCGGCTGGAGGGCATCGCATTCGAATGGATCCTACTGGCGTCAACTTACTTTTTTCATATAACAACGAGCTCGTTACAAACAGTAGATGACAATGTAGAAGTATCAATGAGTCGACGAAAGTCCAGGAGAAGATACGATTGATGAACTGTGAAGCAATAAACATGCAGGAATAATGAACTGAGGTTAGTTTATAATGGTAGCATCATAAACCCTTTATGGGCTATTGATTGAAATAATCCGAAAAGGTTACAAATTgagtattattattaaaatcaatatgaacacattttgttttgcagttgCAGAAAActaacaaatctaaaaaaagtATCTTTATTCGTAACCAACATAACaccattaaatttaattggtTCTACCTCCCAAGGAAAGTATCcgaaccaaaacaaatccaGTACATCATAGAAACAGCAATTGCACACCATTCGTgccattatttttcattccctgcaacattaaatttagcgataataaaaaataaaaaaccggAAAACTTCCCTTCCAAGAATTTTGTAGCAGAATTGTAACGATTTTAAATTCCCGCGCATTGCTGATGCCTTGCACTGGAGGACGATAAgagcaaaagcaaagaaagagcACTTGAAAATGAAAGTCAATTTATAGAACACAACGAAAAACTTTAACATAGCGTTGAGCTacaaagcgagagagagagagagagagagttctGCTGGAACTGAGGAAAACGAtagtgtgtgtatatgtatgtcTGCCGATGACTTTCCTCAAGAGCACCTGTACAGTAGAGCTTTTCGCGGGAAAAAGGACGAAAAGGTCGTCATTGAGGATGACCCAGAAGAGCAGGGAGTCCcacaaattttcacaaaaataaatagactAGAAAGTACACATTAGTACGTGGACATCTGTTAGAATTCTTGGTATAAACCTTATAAGAAATAAATGTTGAAAAGAtaacattttcaaatcatCACACTGATTTTCTGAAAACgggaagcacacacacacacttcattaTAAGAACCATGTACGGTTCAGCTACCGGCTGCTGTGGCTGCAACAAATGCGGTTTGCAAAACGCATGTGCGAGACGGCGAGAAGGCACCAGCCACCCACTCGAGGACACTTTTGCTCCCGACCGAACCGAACCCGAGCTTGGCCAATTATCTCCTCGTTGGTGTTTCATGGTGCCACTTCTCCGTAACCACCCCATTTCCGATCTTCCCCTTGTCTTCCTGCAGCAAAACGACAATTGGACAGTACATTCCCCCCGTTTAGGTCCCTCCATCCTTCCTGTAAGGTTCAACTCATTGCGTTTGCCGAACCGTTGCAGTTTATCAGTGTCGTGTTTGTGCGCTTTTCCCCCCCACACAAACCACCCCTTTTTTGATTGAACTCCCGTTGTGCTCCATACCAAGGGCAAAAAGGCTTCCTAACAGTGTGTCCTCCTAACGAAGCGAGTCTTGAACCGTTTGCAATCATAAACGGAATGATGCAGGAGGCTCGGCTCGATTCagacacgacgacgacgagttTTGATGTCCAGCATTTGAGT
This genomic window from Anopheles maculipalpis chromosome 2RL, idAnoMacuDA_375_x, whole genome shotgun sequence contains:
- the LOC126560110 gene encoding nuclear protein localization protein 4 homolog, translated to MPVCSGELQEREAGADVFVLRIQSADGTKRIETEQTVTTKGLYELVKAACGFDHYDFALYRERNYTKEIVSSGSQEVKDIGLKHGDIVYLRLVEGPSTSKAAERSASVNSLASSHSSSLSSATFSREATPSTSSKPSTAPPELAILEDAVDLELYKLDGRIKRNRDEKLCRHNSNGCCVHCSPLEPWDENYLKEQKIKHFSFHSYLKKLTSGAARGKFVALEDLNCKIKSGCRDHPPWPKGICSKCQPSAITLNRQPYRHVDNVMFENTGIVERFLNYWRTSGHQRIGFLFGKYELHPDVPLGIRARVAAIYEPPQESNRDSIRLLDDPHDADVDELARLLGLHRVGWIFTDLLSENLASGTVKHVRNIKTHFLTAQECILAGHLQNKYPNRCKDSSNGYFGSKFVTVCVTGDEKKQVHMEGYAVSAQCMALVRDNCLIPTKDAPELGYIRESSDKQYVPDVYYKEKDVYGNEVQRLGRPLPVEYLLVDVPASTPLVPLYTFLERKDVKQYFPVENRLIDGHIQDFSALADYLAKSRSMPFLDAVSDFHLLFYLYRMEDMLPMKSQLGPLLEAVRTKDKAKANEWKSREVWKTLEELIEASSNHDDSSMSNDVEFVPSGDAEQNWICTFCTFINSRELPACEICNLPRSRQ